Sequence from the Bombus pyrosoma isolate SC7728 linkage group LG3, ASM1482585v1, whole genome shotgun sequence genome:
actataaaaaaatatctattatcttaaacataattgttatttataaatattatacaaaacattataaaacatggtaaattatataacacTCAATTATTCATACATAATGTTTGAATGCgtgtttcatttcatttcatttccacTTTCCCAGCATCTTCCTTTAACGTTACCGTTCTGTTAAAAACGAGCTGtaaaaaacgaatgaaattagtaagaatagtaatatataaatttagatACCATAgttataattactttttctgATGTTGTATCCGGATCTACAGAGAAAAAGCCAATAcgttcaaattgaaatttttcaaaaacttTCGCTGAACGTGCCAAACTTGCATCGATATATCCAacgatttctttcttactCTGTGGATTAATATCACTTAAGAAACCGTTTGGTACTTCATTAGAATCTTCAGGATTTTTGTgtttaaatctgaaaattgtGTTATGAACAAATAGAACATTGTAACTATTagatcaataataataaattattacattaaccCAATACTTACAAACGTTCATATAATCTAATGGATGCTAATACAGGATTTGATACCCAGTGTATAAAAGCTTTAGGCTTGTTAGTTTCAGAAATGGATTCTTGTGTAACAATCAAATTCACGATATTACCCATgttatcattttcaatttttttgattgttaatactaTCCCTACATGCTTTAAACCAACGGATTGGTTTGGTGTTAAACGTCTAAAATCTTTTTCTGCTTTCTATAAATGCGTAACgacatttttaatagaatgataaatattttctatcatatATTTGAActgaaataacattatatacctCTTTGAAATCAGATGCCtcaatatatacaatttcatcAAAGACAATCTCATGTTGTCCTTTATCTGGTTCATTGGGAAAGTTGGGAACTGTtagttttatagaattttcatgAGGAAAATTGCTAATGGTTACTTTTAGTGGTTCTAGAACTACCATATGTCGACTTGcagttaaatttaaaaaatctctcaCAGATGCCTCTAAAACAGCTGGATCAACAATTACTTGAGCACCAGTTACACCCATTTGtgcacaaaaattatttatagcttCAGGTGGAAAACCACGTCTGCGAAGAGCTGTTAATGTGAATaatctacaaaaaatatatatacaataagtatcaaaaaatttatattttcaaatatattaatgtaatgaatttttacattaaaacatACCTTGGGTCATCCCAATCAGATACAATACCTTCATCAATCAACTTactgatttttcttttagaaacaACTGTATAGCATACATTTAATCTACCATACTCCCACTGCACAGGACAATAAATATCTAAAGCATTACAAAGCCAATAATAAGATGATCTTCTTGACTGAAATTCTTTGGTGCAAAGAGAATGAgttatattttctatgctgTCACATAAGCAATGTGTATAATCGTAAGTTGGATAAATACACCATTTATCTCCTGTCCTATGATGAGgaacatattttattctatatgcAACTGGATCTTGTTTCCCTTCTTCTAATGTTACTTTCATTCTTAATGTAGCTTCACCTTCCTCAAGCAACCCATCCTTCATATCCTATATAGAGAATTATAGAGTTAATCAAGAAATTTTATGATGTAacttaaaattttgtacatacccatacataataaaattaaaaacatttaagtaattaaaaagtttaagctacaataattaatctgaaataaataattattacgtgaaataattgtaaactCTCTGAAATAGGTCTATTACGCCAGGGACTTGGAGGTGGGTTGAAACCTTTAATTTCTTCACTAGACTGATGACAAACATATGCTAAGTCCTTTTCAATGAGAACTATAGCCCATTCATACAACTGTTGAAAGTAATCAGAAGAATGAGTAATTTTAACTGGTTTATACCCAAGCCATTCTACCATTTCACGAATaccaataaaaaatttttcttcttctttttcaggATTTGTATCATCATAACGTAGATAACATATTCCATCATGGGCTGCTGCATACCTGCAATGGAATTatacttgaaatataatttatattacagaaattaaCAATCATATCTATAATAAGATACGGCATAcccaaaattaatattaattgctttTGCATGACCAATATGTAGAATTCCATTAGGTTCTGGTGGAAATCTAGTTACTACTTTGccatttgttatttttaaatgttcttgAAGTAATTTGTGTGTATTTGGTGTTATAATATATCCTTcggttttataattttcgcCTGGTTTATGAAAATGAACTTTAGTTTTCATTAATTCACTTATTGTCTGAGCATCTGTTTTCTCATTTGTTGCTGTCACACCTTTTGGTTCCACTAAATAACAGTTAGGCagctttttaatattgaattataaaacataaattacatatagaTGAACATATTATTTGCGTTAATACCATTTGatttacctttttcttttcctgaCTTCTGTGCTTTTGCTTGCTTAGCTGGTTTAGGTAGTGGTACAAGATCAGAGTCACATTTTGGACCTAACAAATCAAGCATTTGAAcatcaaattcatttttcactgCTTTTCCATCAGCCCATTTTAGAGTATTACGTACATGTTGCATTAATGGACCAATATTGAAATGGTACCtgtaaaaacattttgttttgtaaaactcataaaattcttaacaatataaatgttaaatattcaatattaatgttaaaaatataacatatataccttttctctattatttccACTTTATGTGTGTTTATTACTTTCTCCACTTCACATTCTATTTCTTCTGGAGATATAACAATACCTATACCACATTCTTTCTCAAAATCAGATACATCGACATTTCCTTCTATATGATTAAGTAAATAATCTAACCCAGCATCTAATCTTTGAGTTGTATCTAATTTCTTTTCAGCTATGTATTTAACAAGAAATGacaatttatttgcaatttgatTCTTAATTTTCGAAGCAAGTTGATATaacaaaattccaatttctGATGTAATAATTCCATACTTATTAGCCTACAAAAAATAACACATGGTATAATCAGATATTACAAAGGTATACCATATGTAGTAATAATGATTACATTTTGTTCAAATATAAACAAGTGAAAAggtttacaatatataattcaaactTATAAGATTATAtcactaaataataaaaaacgtaattaaaaatatatcttgtaTGTATAACTTACTAACCTCTGTTATAGCAAGTTTCAAATTATTGGAAACTTGTTTGTTTTTTAGAGTTTCTTTAGCTTTTTGTTCACTTAAACCAATAgactgaaataattttacgtcGTCTTGTGAATCCATCGTcatattctcttcttttcttcaataCGTAATTTAGTGTGATTTCAAAGCCGGGAATTAAAACATATGtgtacaagatatttacttGGTAAAAGTACTTGGTAAATACGTGGATTTTAAAGCAATAATGTGATAAGGAATATAATCTTTTCCaaggaaattattatatctttctaaatattagATCTCGTATATTTATCGCTATGCTTATATTTTACAACCAATCAATTACATTTaagatttttacattttattaattaaaaaatatgataaaaaatttaaatatatataaattttatatgcggattatattaaattactttaatattaaacaatgaaatcaataaattaataaattgacaaactttaaaaatataaaatttattttgcacaAATATCCTAATCAACTATCATAAAActactaaatttttaatagatagGTACAATATGTTTTACTTTCGATAAGATACCTATATTATCTTAAGTGTCAAATTATAGTATTCTTCTAATTCTATTCTAGTAATATATAGTAttcttcgttgaaaaattttatataactgatatttattatttaaaaaataatacaaatttaacacgtattttaattaattaaaagttaatatttgGTTATGTTACACATATATTTGtgtataattaaaactaattgCTTTTCCAACAGATACACAAAATGtgacattttaaattattatttataaataaaatacatatatgtacatatacatatacaaaaagtagttaaaaatgaatgaaagcGATGATGATGATTTACAGTTATGTCCTACGACACTTGCTGCCTTAAAAGAGTTTcttaaagaaaaggaagaaagagaaaatcagTTAAAACATACTTTAGAAAATCAACATTTAAATGTCTCTTTTGATGAGAATTGGGTAAgttaatttttactaaatagATTAGCAGTCCTTCTTAACAAtccatatttatttgtaaatttgtgACTTATGgaatagtttattaattaattttatatcttacgATTAAGATgtttaatgatttaataatttgaattttagcaattaagtCAGTTTTGGTATGATGACGAAACAACAGATACTCTTGTAAAAGGTGCTATACAGTGTACAGAGTCTGATGgaaaaattgcattaataTCATGCCCTACACTTTATAATAAACTGAAAAAAACTTCTGGTGAACGAAAAGGtttgaaaatatgttatttgtaACTTCATGATTTATGCAATATCAAatatgttattgttattactaatattaattatttatctacaGTCACCCTTTTTGAGTATGATGAACGTTTTAAAGCATTTGGTCCAGATTTTGTAccatacaattataaatttcctttaaatataCCTGGGGATATGTCAAACTTTTATGATTTAGTGATAGCTGATCCACCATTTCTTTCTGAAGAATGTTTAACAAAAACTGCCCttacaataaaattcttaGCCAAAAAGGATATTGTACTTTGTACAGGTACTTTTGATAATCAATAATCAATTTTTGAGTTCTCAATTACTTCTATTCTTACATTGCAGGTGCTATTATGAGCGATTTGGCAGATAGATTATTGAATGTTAAAATTTGCAACTTTGTACCTCATCATCGAAATAATCTTGCAAATGAATTTTACTGTTATTCAAATTTcgattttgataaaatgttacaataaaactgtgtaataaagaaattgtacacatataaaattttagcGTTCTATATTACCTGGTATTGCTAATTTAACTCaatataagaagaaatttaaatttacgattattcgttattttcgaaattcatatatatttttttgtgcTTATGTTACTTCCggtatattaaatacaatttttaatgtttctcgtatacgaatattatcgaatatttaatgaaaatatttttctatctaatcaagtaattttcaatattgtagagaaaatttttatatacatttaatttcttttaattagaaactGAAAGATATTGGTAATACTGATACATTTGTAacatattcgaataaaataataaaatttgataatttagtTTACAATTTACTACATATTAGTTATTTTACAATGTCTACTATAAAATACGCTctacttttgttttatatatactaatatataaagtaGCAATCAATATATGGTCATAACAATAAtcagatagaaataaaattttttcggTTTCTGAATTTAAACTCCCTAGACAGAAAAACATAATCTCTAGGTAAACAGATGTGAAAAGAAGACACGCGATGGAAAgcgtaaatatttacatttcttgaGTGTTTGTgagagtaatttttatttataatcatgaTAGACGGAAACATTTCCATGGAGGAGGATACAGAATTACGAGATTTGGTGGTACAAACACTTGAAAACAATGGTGTTCTTGCAAAAGTCCGGGTAtgacaaaaatttttttaagaac
This genomic interval carries:
- the LOC122566227 gene encoding EEF1A lysine methyltransferase 1 encodes the protein MNESDDDDLQLCPTTLAALKEFLKEKEERENQLKHTLENQHLNVSFDENWQLSQFWYDDETTDTLVKGAIQCTESDGKIALISCPTLYNKLKKTSGERKVTLFEYDERFKAFGPDFVPYNYKFPLNIPGDMSNFYDLVIADPPFLSEECLTKTALTIKFLAKKDIVLCTGAIMSDLADRLLNVKICNFVPHHRNNLANEFYCYSNFDFDKMLQ
- the LOC122566224 gene encoding probable glutamine--tRNA ligase, with product MTMDSQDDVKLFQSIGLSEQKAKETLKNKQVSNNLKLAITEANKYGIITSEIGILLYQLASKIKNQIANKLSFLVKYIAEKKLDTTQRLDAGLDYLLNHIEGNVDVSDFEKECGIGIVISPEEIECEVEKVINTHKVEIIEKRYHFNIGPLMQHVRNTLKWADGKAVKNEFDVQMLDLLGPKCDSDLVPLPKPAKQAKAQKSGKEKVEPKGVTATNEKTDAQTISELMKTKVHFHKPGENYKTEGYIITPNTHKLLQEHLKITNGKVVTRFPPEPNGILHIGHAKAININFGYAAAHDGICYLRYDDTNPEKEEEKFFIGIREMVEWLGYKPVKITHSSDYFQQLYEWAIVLIEKDLAYVCHQSSEEIKGFNPPPSPWRNRPISESLQLFHDMKDGLLEEGEATLRMKVTLEEGKQDPVAYRIKYVPHHRTGDKWCIYPTYDYTHCLCDSIENITHSLCTKEFQSRRSSYYWLCNALDIYCPVQWEYGRLNVCYTVVSKRKISKLIDEGIVSDWDDPRLFTLTALRRRGFPPEAINNFCAQMGVTGAQVIVDPAVLEASVRDFLNLTASRHMVVLEPLKVTISNFPHENSIKLTVPNFPNEPDKGQHEIVFDEIVYIEASDFKEKAEKDFRRLTPNQSVGLKHVGIVLTIKKIENDNMGNIVNLIVTQESISETNKPKAFIHWVSNPVLASIRLYERLFKHKNPEDSNEVPNGFLSDINPQSKKEIVGYIDASLARSAKVFEKFQFERIGFFSVDPDTTSEKLVFNRTVTLKEDAGKVEMK